One Rosettibacter firmus genomic window carries:
- a CDS encoding PorV/PorQ family protein: MRKVKNKIVILLVISTMLLPLSNYAAGVNKIGTAAATFLRIPVGARATGMGSAFVSMINDPSAIYWNPSVLSTIKSNSLLLDHSPWMPGINFDFIGIVLPFENLGTVGISTTFLYTQEMDVTTPYAPMGTGETFTASSFAVGISYSRYLTDKFSIGGTFKFIKETIYNTSASGIAFDIGTIYETPFAGIRLGASISNFGTKMRMYGEDLNVRVDIAPNQEGNNQSIVGKLNTEEFDMPLIMRIGISGEVINTDLIRWTLSADGINPNDNAQSINIGTEIGLLNNQVLFRAGYKDLFLENNETGLTFGFSLNDVKVFGDVLITTEYAYQNFVHLGNSNRFTLIIKF, translated from the coding sequence ATGAGAAAAGTAAAAAATAAAATAGTTATTCTATTAGTGATTAGTACTATGTTACTACCACTTTCAAATTACGCTGCGGGAGTTAATAAAATTGGTACTGCAGCTGCAACATTTTTAAGAATTCCAGTCGGAGCGAGAGCCACAGGTATGGGAAGTGCTTTTGTTTCGATGATAAACGATCCTTCTGCTATTTACTGGAATCCTTCTGTACTTTCTACAATTAAATCTAACTCTTTGCTTTTAGACCATTCACCCTGGATGCCAGGAATTAATTTTGATTTTATTGGAATTGTTCTCCCATTTGAAAATTTAGGTACAGTTGGAATAAGCACAACATTTCTCTATACTCAAGAAATGGATGTTACAACACCTTATGCACCAATGGGAACAGGGGAAACATTTACAGCTTCGAGTTTTGCTGTTGGAATTTCTTATAGCAGATATTTAACAGATAAATTTTCTATAGGTGGAACTTTTAAATTTATTAAAGAAACAATTTATAACACATCTGCTTCGGGAATAGCTTTTGACATTGGTACAATTTACGAAACTCCATTTGCTGGTATTAGATTAGGTGCAAGCATATCAAATTTTGGAACAAAAATGAGAATGTATGGTGAAGATTTGAATGTTAGAGTAGATATAGCACCAAATCAAGAAGGAAATAATCAAAGTATTGTTGGTAAACTTAATACCGAAGAGTTTGATATGCCTTTAATTATGCGAATAGGTATTTCTGGTGAAGTTATAAATACCGATTTAATTAGATGGACACTTTCTGCTGATGGAATAAACCCAAATGATAATGCACAGAGCATTAATATTGGAACTGAGATTGGATTATTGAATAATCAGGTTTTATTCCGTGCTGGTTACAAAGATTTATTTCTTGAAAATAATGAAACCGGGCTGACATTTGGCTTCAGTCTAAATGATGTAAAAGTTTTTGGTGATGTATTAATTACAACAGAATATGCATATCAAAATTTTGTGCATTTAGGTAATTCTAACAGATTTACATTAATTATAAAATTTTAA
- a CDS encoding T9SS type A sorting domain-containing protein: protein MKRKTNNIYSFITFIVTMLIFNSISAQMVTVKMRINTATVLDTLRPNHIVLVCGESQKGTDPAITWDKNTGIKAKNIGGDYWEAEFKAYPGDVIKYKFVTYFDLNTPTFHWSGWEGPIDAGFATGDNRGLIVGDKDTTLPIQYVNGWENKVQQFWKPFEIKPDSIAIYFRVNMGGANFDPEKQEVEVRGGAPLGTDNPWIKICTLKREVNSVNGGSFWSGVAYVAKSAVTPGTVQQFKFVIKSPETWESTPNRSFTFTEDIINSGEVTIHWYYFNDVMPRGSKVSANVLFRLRLDALEKANLFNRALGDKVGVTGPKGWASGDFNFDTDPTVLKMTYNPDLEEWDLLEPFTLFPNEVLSYKYYIAWDSSRVDPNSPNYIPGLQLSNGWEEPGVTGGADRKYTFTDQPEQIVPGDFGAEYQFFNSIHPNGVIKNPLKLKFKINMAPATDVVTNPTNPLFRPGLDTAYIQFDGSLIPITQGKTMYGSDNRVMLSDPDGDMIYTGEIDLNPPTFYQVCYRIVYTSPQGEIWNGGGVQKGRRYYQYILPVSINPVVWPDTYELALMQWKASDLTVEDHPDLGPVTDIEAEHAVPTAYKLYQNYPNPFNPSTVITYAIPKTENVKLEIYNILGQKVITLFDGQQYAGTHSISWNGKNDFGQDVTSGVYFVKLSAGSFSQAKKMMLIR, encoded by the coding sequence ATGAAAAGAAAGACAAACAACATTTATTCATTTATAACTTTTATCGTTACCATGTTAATTTTTAATTCAATAAGTGCACAAATGGTAACAGTAAAAATGAGAATAAATACAGCTACAGTTTTAGACACATTGCGTCCAAACCATATTGTTTTGGTTTGTGGAGAATCGCAAAAAGGAACAGATCCAGCAATTACATGGGATAAAAATACCGGCATAAAAGCAAAAAATATTGGTGGCGATTACTGGGAAGCAGAGTTTAAAGCCTATCCAGGAGATGTAATTAAATATAAATTTGTAACTTATTTTGATCTTAATACTCCTACATTTCACTGGTCTGGATGGGAAGGACCAATTGATGCTGGTTTTGCAACAGGTGATAACAGAGGATTAATAGTTGGCGATAAAGATACAACACTTCCAATTCAATATGTGAATGGCTGGGAAAATAAAGTCCAGCAATTCTGGAAACCTTTTGAAATCAAACCAGATTCAATTGCAATCTATTTCAGGGTAAATATGGGTGGTGCTAATTTCGATCCTGAAAAACAAGAAGTTGAAGTAAGAGGTGGTGCTCCACTTGGAACAGATAATCCATGGATAAAAATTTGTACTTTAAAACGTGAAGTTAATAGTGTAAATGGAGGTTCATTCTGGTCTGGTGTAGCATATGTTGCAAAATCTGCAGTAACACCTGGAACTGTTCAGCAATTTAAATTTGTTATCAAATCTCCAGAAACATGGGAAAGTACACCAAATCGCTCCTTCACTTTCACTGAGGATATTATAAACAGTGGCGAAGTAACCATTCACTGGTATTATTTCAATGATGTAATGCCTCGTGGCTCAAAAGTTTCAGCAAATGTTCTTTTTAGATTAAGATTGGATGCACTTGAAAAAGCTAATTTATTTAATAGAGCACTCGGAGATAAAGTAGGAGTAACTGGTCCAAAAGGCTGGGCTTCTGGTGATTTTAATTTTGACACCGATCCTACAGTTCTCAAAATGACTTACAACCCTGACCTCGAAGAATGGGATTTACTTGAACCATTTACTCTTTTCCCAAACGAAGTATTGAGTTATAAATATTATATTGCCTGGGATTCTTCTCGTGTTGATCCAAATAGCCCAAACTATATTCCCGGTTTACAACTTTCTAATGGCTGGGAAGAACCAGGTGTAACCGGTGGTGCAGATAGAAAATATACATTTACTGATCAACCTGAACAGATTGTACCGGGTGATTTTGGTGCAGAATATCAATTCTTTAATAGTATTCATCCAAACGGTGTAATTAAAAATCCACTTAAACTCAAATTCAAAATTAATATGGCACCAGCTACTGATGTTGTAACAAATCCTACAAATCCACTTTTCAGACCGGGACTTGATACTGCTTATATTCAATTTGATGGAAGCTTAATTCCTATTACTCAAGGTAAAACTATGTATGGAAGTGATAATCGTGTTATGTTGAGTGATCCTGATGGTGATATGATTTATACTGGTGAAATTGATCTAAATCCTCCTACTTTTTATCAAGTTTGTTATAGAATAGTTTATACATCTCCTCAAGGTGAAATATGGAATGGTGGAGGTGTTCAAAAAGGAAGAAGATATTATCAATACATTTTGCCAGTAAGTATAAATCCAGTTGTTTGGCCAGATACTTATGAACTCGCTTTAATGCAATGGAAAGCTTCTGATTTGACCGTGGAAGATCATCCTGACTTAGGTCCAGTTACAGATATAGAGGCAGAACATGCAGTACCAACTGCTTATAAACTTTATCAAAATTATCCTAATCCATTTAATCCATCAACAGTAATTACTTATGCAATACCAAAGACAGAAAATGTTAAGCTTGAGATTTATAATATACTCGGTCAAAAGGTAATTACTTTGTTTGATGGTCAACAATATGCTGGAACTCATAGCATTTCATGGAATGGCAAAAATGATTTTGGACAGGATGTTACATCTGGAGTTTACTTTGTAAAACTAAGTGCTGGTTCGTTCTCTCAAGCTAAAAAAATGATGTTGATTAGATAA
- a CDS encoding glycosyl hydrolase 53 family protein, translated as MKLLGKIFLILTLFCLNLYSQTDDFIRGVDISFTPQIEDLGGKYKLNGVVKDLLDILKEKGVNYIRLRIWHTPKDGYCGLEKTIQFAKRIKEKGFKFLLDFHYSDSWADPEKQTKPAAWSNLSFESLKDSVYSYTKFVLESLRANNVLPEMVQIGNEVTNGMLWPDGKIYDPTLNQSIQWVKFAQLLQAGINAVKDVDSSNIKIMIHIDRGGDNNGAVYFFNKLKEQKINFDVIGLSFYPWWHGTLEQLKYNLNDLSTRYNKDIIVVETAYPWTLNYQIDNHGNIVGQNTKLLQGFPASLKGQKDFLIILKKIIKETKNNKGKGFFYWEPAYISVPPIGSSWENLTLFGFTNSNLEAEALSSIDVFLPDVDYATINVKMRINTSTLNDTLKPNGIVQLRGEVKGKSSSLLPSGERITWDNLSELIFKNIDGDNWEYTFQMYEGDTLEYSIWTGHTKTKYTYLSGGWEGPVIPFDNSNKNYRLFIAGKNDTILPVQYYNSSKSKIYQYFSPFKQNNDSIGIMFRVNLAHLMSKGIFDPAKNGPVVVRGDSIESEGILSWNRNKLILKREEPSVANNSFWSGIVYFPKYLIQKGRKIHYKFYIDNAPFNGWENSIPDRYFYFPSEDSTLAWKFFNDKNLITDIKEDKSLPDDIKLYQNYPNPFNSSTTIKYELNKDSYVSLCIYNSLGELVKVLDNKFIKAGSYSILWDGRDDNGIYVPSGIYFLNLVANEKRLVNKLILLK; from the coding sequence ATGAAATTATTAGGAAAAATATTTTTAATTCTGACTCTTTTTTGTTTGAATTTGTATTCACAGACTGATGATTTTATAAGAGGAGTGGACATTTCGTTCACTCCTCAAATTGAAGATCTTGGTGGTAAATATAAATTAAATGGTGTTGTTAAAGATTTACTGGATATTCTAAAGGAAAAAGGTGTGAATTATATTCGATTAAGAATATGGCACACTCCAAAAGATGGCTATTGTGGATTAGAAAAAACAATTCAATTTGCAAAGAGAATAAAAGAAAAAGGTTTTAAATTTTTACTTGATTTTCACTATTCAGATTCATGGGCAGACCCAGAAAAACAAACCAAACCCGCTGCATGGTCTAACCTTTCTTTTGAATCTTTAAAAGATAGTGTTTATTCATACACAAAATTTGTACTCGAATCTCTAAGAGCTAATAATGTTCTCCCAGAAATGGTACAGATTGGAAATGAAGTCACAAATGGTATGCTCTGGCCTGATGGAAAAATCTATGATCCAACTCTTAATCAAAGTATACAATGGGTAAAGTTTGCACAACTTCTTCAAGCAGGCATTAATGCCGTAAAAGATGTTGATTCATCAAACATTAAAATTATGATTCACATTGATAGAGGTGGTGATAATAATGGCGCAGTGTATTTCTTCAATAAATTAAAAGAACAAAAAATTAATTTTGATGTAATTGGGCTTTCATTTTATCCCTGGTGGCATGGAACTCTTGAACAATTGAAATATAATTTGAATGATTTATCAACAAGATATAATAAAGATATTATTGTTGTTGAAACAGCTTATCCATGGACATTAAACTATCAAATCGATAATCATGGAAATATAGTAGGACAAAATACAAAATTATTACAGGGTTTTCCTGCTTCGTTGAAAGGACAAAAAGATTTCTTAATTATTCTAAAAAAAATCATAAAAGAAACAAAGAATAATAAAGGGAAAGGATTTTTTTATTGGGAACCAGCTTATATTTCTGTACCACCAATTGGTTCATCATGGGAAAATTTAACACTTTTTGGTTTTACAAATTCAAATCTCGAGGCTGAAGCACTTTCATCAATAGATGTTTTTCTTCCTGATGTAGATTATGCAACTATAAATGTTAAAATGAGAATAAATACTTCTACATTAAATGATACATTAAAACCAAATGGAATTGTTCAATTAAGAGGAGAAGTAAAAGGAAAAAGTTCAAGTTTATTACCAAGTGGTGAAAGAATTACCTGGGATAATCTTTCAGAATTAATTTTCAAAAATATTGATGGAGATAATTGGGAATATACATTTCAAATGTATGAAGGAGATACTCTTGAATATTCAATTTGGACAGGTCATACAAAAACTAAATATACTTATTTGAGTGGAGGCTGGGAGGGTCCTGTTATTCCTTTTGATAATAGCAATAAAAATTATCGATTATTTATTGCAGGCAAAAATGATACAATACTTCCTGTTCAATATTATAATTCTTCAAAAAGTAAAATTTATCAGTACTTTTCACCATTCAAACAGAATAATGATTCAATTGGTATTATGTTCAGAGTCAATCTCGCACATTTGATGAGCAAAGGAATTTTTGATCCTGCGAAAAATGGTCCAGTTGTTGTTCGAGGGGATTCAATCGAATCAGAAGGAATTCTTTCCTGGAATAGAAATAAATTAATCTTAAAAAGAGAAGAACCGAGTGTTGCAAATAATTCATTCTGGTCTGGAATTGTCTATTTTCCAAAATATTTAATTCAAAAAGGACGTAAAATTCATTATAAATTTTATATAGATAATGCACCATTCAATGGCTGGGAAAATTCAATACCAGATCGATATTTTTATTTTCCTTCAGAAGACTCAACATTAGCATGGAAATTTTTTAATGATAAAAATTTGATCACAGATATAAAAGAAGACAAATCTTTACCTGATGATATAAAACTATATCAAAATTATCCTAATCCATTTAATTCAAGCACAACAATAAAATATGAGCTTAATAAAGATTCTTATGTATCTCTGTGTATTTATAATTCTCTTGGTGAATTAGTAAAAGTCCTTGATAATAAATTCATTAAAGCTGGTTCTTATTCAATTCTCTGGGATGGAAGAGATGATAATGGTATTTACGTACCTTCTGGAATATATTTCCTGAATTTAGTAGCAAACGAAAAAAGACTTGTTAATAAATTAATTTTATTAAAGTGA
- a CDS encoding cellulase family glycosylhydrolase produces MFKKTLLFLFIIFSVIYSQRNENNIYVDKDGILRWQNTDEEVRLFGVNYTTPFAYAYRAHKRLGLSLKQAIDLDVEQFVRLGFDAFRVHMWDREISDKEGNLLQNEHLDLFDYLIYKLSQKGIKIIITPIAWWGTAWPEPEFETPGFSSSYSKVEMISNPDARKSQKNYLKQIINHFNPYTKLKYKDEPSIIAVEIINEPHHPDDTSLVRKYINEMYDALREENFTKPIFYNISESWSDSQAQAVCNSKVEGVSFQWYPTGLVHNKILNGNYLINVNKYKIPSENIKGFNQKAKMVYEFDAADIGSSFMYPAMARSFREAGMQFATMFAYDPSQIAWSNTEYQTHFLNLLYTPSKAISLMIASKVFHYLHKKSYGDFPQNNRFENFRISYEENLTELNSPVEFIYSNSTQSLPVSPDSLILIAGTGNSKIINYDGTGAYFLEKKESGIWRLEVYPDVLWLRDPFEQTSTKKQIAKLFWNERTIKIFLPELKENFKIIPLSSNQKSFYSFKNEFKVKPGIYLLCVNNLESNKVKKYLNRKKFLDGLYTPEFKNDLPVDVVNKTPHYILVNDYQKFLFEIASKENIEEAALYIRRLGWRRFQKFILKNTHGFNYVLSDSLNLLNAGDLEFCVTAKINNKVYTFPDGKEISPDDWDFYFDNLWKTKVLDKNTPVELFNASRDYKDLVFPQFTNSTRFFVDYNNGSTSELSTIKISVQTSGKDEFPFGFQLNLSTILNSIKSNLSNYKTIILKARTLNDDKLKMKINFITDDGKCFQSETELSKLMEEKVLSLDDFKKGSSLILPFSYPKFLPKIWNNNSQSENEKLTLDKVEFLQFIIDKNENKPDHTFEIESLIIK; encoded by the coding sequence ATGTTTAAGAAAACTTTATTATTTCTTTTTATAATTTTCTCGGTTATATATTCTCAAAGGAATGAAAATAATATCTATGTTGATAAAGATGGTATACTTAGATGGCAAAATACAGATGAAGAAGTAAGATTATTTGGAGTAAATTATACCACACCATTTGCTTATGCTTATAGAGCTCATAAAAGATTGGGACTTTCATTAAAACAAGCAATTGATCTTGATGTTGAGCAATTCGTTCGACTTGGATTTGATGCTTTTAGAGTTCATATGTGGGATAGAGAAATTTCTGATAAAGAAGGAAATCTTTTACAGAATGAACATCTTGATTTATTTGATTATCTCATCTACAAACTTTCACAAAAAGGAATAAAAATAATTATCACACCAATTGCATGGTGGGGAACAGCCTGGCCTGAACCTGAGTTCGAGACACCAGGTTTCTCAAGTTCTTATTCAAAAGTTGAAATGATTTCAAATCCAGATGCACGAAAATCACAAAAAAATTATTTGAAACAAATTATAAATCATTTCAATCCTTATACTAAACTAAAATACAAAGACGAACCATCAATTATAGCAGTTGAAATTATTAATGAACCACATCATCCAGATGATACATCACTTGTTAGAAAATACATAAATGAAATGTATGATGCATTACGTGAAGAGAATTTCACTAAACCTATTTTTTACAATATTAGCGAAAGCTGGAGTGATTCACAGGCTCAAGCAGTTTGCAACTCTAAAGTTGAAGGTGTTTCATTTCAATGGTATCCCACAGGTTTAGTTCACAATAAAATTTTAAATGGCAATTATTTAATTAATGTTAACAAGTATAAAATTCCATCTGAAAATATTAAAGGATTTAATCAAAAAGCAAAAATGGTATACGAATTTGATGCTGCTGACATAGGTTCTTCTTTTATGTATCCAGCAATGGCAAGAAGTTTTAGAGAAGCAGGAATGCAATTTGCAACTATGTTCGCTTACGATCCTTCTCAAATTGCATGGAGTAATACTGAATATCAAACTCATTTTCTAAATCTTTTATACACACCTTCAAAAGCCATTAGTTTGATGATTGCCTCGAAAGTATTTCATTATTTGCATAAAAAATCTTATGGAGATTTTCCTCAAAATAACAGGTTCGAAAATTTTAGAATTAGTTATGAAGAGAATTTAACAGAATTAAATTCACCAGTAGAATTTATTTATTCTAATTCTACACAATCTCTCCCTGTTTCTCCAGATAGTTTGATTTTGATAGCTGGTACTGGTAATTCGAAAATTATTAATTATGACGGAACTGGAGCATACTTTTTAGAAAAAAAAGAAAGTGGAATATGGAGACTGGAAGTATATCCAGATGTTTTATGGCTCAGAGATCCTTTTGAACAAACAAGTACAAAAAAACAAATCGCAAAACTTTTCTGGAATGAAAGAACTATAAAAATATTTCTCCCTGAACTAAAAGAAAATTTTAAAATCATTCCTTTAAGCAGTAATCAAAAATCTTTTTATTCATTTAAAAATGAATTTAAAGTTAAACCAGGAATTTATTTGCTTTGTGTAAATAATCTGGAGTCTAATAAGGTCAAGAAATATTTAAATCGTAAAAAATTTTTAGATGGTTTATATACTCCAGAATTTAAGAATGATCTTCCTGTTGATGTAGTGAATAAAACACCGCACTATATTTTAGTTAATGATTATCAAAAATTTCTTTTTGAAATTGCATCTAAAGAAAACATTGAAGAAGCAGCTTTGTACATAAGAAGATTAGGATGGAGAAGATTTCAAAAATTTATTCTAAAAAACACACACGGCTTTAATTATGTTTTAAGTGATTCACTAAACTTATTAAATGCTGGCGACCTTGAATTCTGTGTAACAGCTAAAATTAATAACAAAGTATACACATTTCCTGATGGCAAAGAAATTAGTCCAGATGATTGGGATTTTTACTTTGATAATTTATGGAAGACAAAAGTTTTAGATAAAAATACACCTGTTGAATTATTTAATGCATCAAGAGATTATAAAGATTTAGTTTTTCCACAATTTACAAACTCAACAAGATTTTTTGTTGATTACAATAATGGTTCTACAAGTGAATTAAGCACAATTAAAATATCAGTGCAAACATCTGGCAAAGATGAATTTCCATTTGGATTTCAATTAAACCTGAGCACAATATTAAATTCTATTAAAAGCAATCTATCTAATTACAAAACAATTATTCTAAAAGCTCGCACATTGAATGATGATAAACTTAAGATGAAAATTAATTTTATTACTGATGATGGCAAATGTTTTCAGAGTGAAACTGAATTAAGCAAGTTAATGGAAGAAAAAGTTTTATCATTAGATGATTTCAAAAAAGGATCTTCTTTAATCCTTCCATTTTCATATCCAAAATTTCTACCAAAAATTTGGAATAATAATTCACAATCAGAAAATGAAAAGTTGACTTTAGATAAAGTAGAATTTCTTCAGTTTATAATTGATAAAAATGAAAACAAACCAGACCACACTTTTGAAATAGAAAGTTTGATAATAAAATAA
- a CDS encoding phosphoribosylaminoimidazolesuccinocarboxamide synthase — MGINVITKTNFENLKFFKSGKVRDIYDLGEYYLIVSTDRISAFDVIMNEGIPYKGEVLNRISAFWFDFTKDIIDNHLITTNVDEYPDECKPYKEILKNRSMLVKKAELIPLECIVRGYITGSGWNDYKKTGSICGIKLPEGLVESEKLPEPIFTPSTKAEIGLHDENIDEEKAISLVGKETFNFLKEVTINIYKKASEYALQKGIIIADTKMEFGYYDGKIILIDELLTPDSSRFWPLEEYKKGVSQNSFDKQYVRDYLLSINFNKKPPAPPLPEEVIFNTSKKYQEALYKLTGEIIS, encoded by the coding sequence ATGGGAATTAATGTTATCACAAAAACAAATTTTGAAAATCTAAAATTCTTCAAAAGTGGAAAAGTACGTGACATTTATGATTTAGGTGAATATTACTTAATTGTGTCTACCGATAGAATCTCTGCATTTGATGTTATTATGAATGAAGGAATTCCATATAAAGGTGAAGTTTTAAATAGAATTTCAGCTTTCTGGTTTGATTTTACTAAAGATATTATTGATAATCATTTAATCACAACAAATGTTGATGAATATCCAGATGAATGTAAACCTTATAAAGAAATTTTGAAAAATCGTTCGATGCTTGTTAAGAAAGCTGAATTAATTCCACTTGAATGTATTGTTCGTGGTTATATTACAGGATCTGGTTGGAATGATTATAAAAAAACTGGTTCAATTTGTGGTATTAAACTTCCAGAAGGATTGGTAGAATCTGAAAAATTACCAGAACCAATTTTTACTCCATCAACAAAAGCAGAAATTGGTTTACACGATGAAAACATTGATGAAGAAAAAGCAATTTCTTTGGTTGGAAAAGAAACATTCAATTTCTTAAAAGAAGTTACTATCAATATTTATAAAAAAGCTTCGGAATATGCACTTCAAAAAGGAATTATAATAGCCGATACAAAAATGGAATTTGGTTATTATGATGGGAAAATAATATTGATTGATGAACTGCTCACACCAGATTCATCAAGATTCTGGCCACTGGAAGAATATAAAAAAGGAGTATCACAAAATAGTTTTGATAAACAGTATGTTCGTGATTATCTGCTATCAATTAATTTTAATAAAAAGCCACCAGCACCACCATTACCAGAAGAAGTAATATTTAATACAAGTAAAAAGTATCAAGAAGCACTTTATAAGCTAACAGGAGAAATAATATCTTAA